One part of the Candidatus Dormiibacterota bacterium genome encodes these proteins:
- a CDS encoding SRPBCC domain-containing protein, which produces MRRTVASIRLALPPQRAFDACLRLLTDPDPRRGMLARRCDPDPPVEGSTILTTVRGRDGGERELRGSVVTLDPPREVATASEDDGPAVRTALRCEPDGGGTRVTLTSEVTGALVAGARAGGLLDGLLFGRSQRRAARATLRRLRELAEPR; this is translated from the coding sequence ATGCGCCGCACCGTCGCGAGCATCCGGCTCGCGCTGCCCCCGCAGCGCGCCTTCGACGCCTGCCTGCGGCTGCTCACCGACCCCGACCCGAGGCGGGGGATGCTGGCCCGGCGCTGCGACCCCGACCCCCCGGTCGAGGGCTCGACCATCCTCACCACGGTGCGCGGCCGCGACGGCGGCGAGCGCGAGCTGCGTGGCTCGGTGGTCACCCTCGACCCTCCCCGCGAGGTGGCCACCGCCAGCGAGGACGACGGCCCGGCGGTGCGCACCGCGCTCCGCTGCGAGCCCGACGGCGGCGGCACCCGGGTGACCCTGACCAGCGAGGTGACCGGCGCCCTGGTCGCCGGAGCCAGGGCCGGGGGGCTGCTCGACGGCCTGCTCTTCGGCCGCAGCCAGCGGCGCGCGGCGCGGGCGACGCTGCGGCGGCTGCGAGAGCTCGCCGAGCCCCGCTGA